The following coding sequences lie in one Methylobacterium sp. SyP6R genomic window:
- a CDS encoding recombinase family protein, whose amino-acid sequence MSQTILYARVSTSDQTAAHQRTQAEAAGFVIDAVVSDEGVSGISTRLADRPQGRRLFDMLRRGDTLVVRWVDRLGRDYQDVTDTIRELMRRGVIVRTVINGLVFDGATKDPMQQAVRDALIAFMSATAQAQAEATREAQRAGIAHAKAREDAYRGRKPSYTRAQFDTVRAQLTQGASVSAVARDTGLSRQTIYRIQEDPAEAEAILARWAA is encoded by the coding sequence ATGTCGCAGACCATCCTCTACGCTCGCGTCAGCACCTCGGATCAGACCGCCGCGCATCAGCGGACCCAGGCCGAGGCCGCAGGCTTCGTGATCGATGCCGTGGTCTCGGACGAGGGCGTGAGCGGCATCAGCACCCGGCTTGCTGATCGGCCGCAGGGCCGGCGCCTGTTCGACATGCTCCGCCGGGGCGATACCCTCGTCGTCCGGTGGGTCGACCGGCTCGGCCGCGACTACCAGGACGTGACCGACACCATCCGGGAGTTGATGCGCCGGGGCGTGATCGTCCGCACGGTCATCAACGGCTTGGTCTTCGACGGCGCCACCAAGGACCCGATGCAGCAGGCCGTGCGAGATGCGCTCATCGCCTTTATGAGCGCGACGGCGCAGGCGCAGGCCGAGGCGACCCGCGAGGCCCAGCGAGCCGGCATCGCCCACGCCAAGGCCCGGGAAGACGCCTACCGCGGCCGGAAGCCCAGCTACACCCGCGCACAGTTCGACACCGTGCGGGCCCAGCTCACCCAGGGCGCCAGCGTCTCGGCCGTCGCCCGGGACACCGGCCTGAGCCGACAGACCATATATAGGATCCAGGAAGACCCGGCCGAGGCCGAAGCGATCTTGGCGCGGTGGGCGGCGTGA
- a CDS encoding phage baseplate assembly protein, whose product MPFVEEIVSLTVDGYRLRGWQEVSVDRSADSAEITFNLSATNPSWSAEAKALRQGKAVEIHTSPAGRGMGDLMVRGHVTGYKADYDDDSKSVALDGKSKAADAIDCHPVKHKTGRFENKTLLDVAKELDEVGCGFKTDQQLTNLAKVQRQPLDTIYQTVEREARRLGLMLQGEPDGSINITRAGTKRHAGALVLGESPVKKMGVAIKCDAKFSKIVARGQRATGTGTDALRLEESEDDPSVGRYRPLLIIPEGDWSKKELKQRLQWERLRRAGNGTTITATVSTWRDEAGKLWTPGLLMAIVNEPEDVDGDFSLSSVSFRQGKEGTVAFLTFVDPKAQGGKGTKGKSGKGSDPVFSAGDPGDWV is encoded by the coding sequence ATGCCCTTCGTCGAGGAAATCGTGTCGCTCACCGTCGACGGGTATCGCCTACGAGGCTGGCAGGAGGTGAGCGTCGACCGCTCGGCGGACTCGGCCGAGATCACCTTCAACCTGTCCGCCACCAATCCCTCATGGTCGGCGGAAGCCAAGGCCCTGCGCCAGGGCAAGGCGGTCGAGATCCACACGAGCCCGGCCGGGCGCGGGATGGGCGACCTCATGGTCCGGGGGCACGTCACGGGCTACAAGGCCGATTACGACGACGACTCGAAGTCGGTCGCTCTGGACGGCAAGTCGAAGGCTGCCGACGCCATCGACTGCCATCCCGTCAAGCATAAAACCGGGCGGTTCGAGAACAAGACCCTCCTCGATGTCGCCAAAGAACTCGACGAGGTGGGTTGCGGGTTCAAGACAGATCAGCAACTTACCAATCTCGCCAAGGTGCAGCGCCAGCCGCTCGACACGATCTACCAGACGGTCGAGCGCGAGGCGCGCCGGCTCGGGCTGATGCTGCAGGGCGAGCCCGATGGCTCGATCAACATCACGCGGGCGGGCACGAAGCGCCACGCCGGCGCCCTGGTGCTCGGCGAGAGCCCGGTGAAGAAGATGGGCGTCGCGATCAAGTGCGACGCCAAGTTCTCGAAGATCGTCGCGCGGGGCCAGCGCGCCACCGGCACCGGCACGGACGCCCTACGGCTCGAGGAGAGCGAGGACGATCCGAGCGTCGGGCGCTACCGCCCGCTCCTGATCATCCCCGAGGGGGATTGGAGCAAGAAGGAGCTCAAGCAGCGCCTGCAATGGGAGCGCCTGCGCCGCGCCGGCAACGGGACGACCATCACCGCCACGGTCTCGACCTGGCGCGACGAGGCGGGGAAGCTGTGGACCCCCGGCCTCCTGATGGCGATCGTGAACGAGCCGGAGGACGTCGACGGGGACTTCTCGCTGTCGAGCGTGTCGTTCCGCCAGGGCAAAGAGGGCACCGTCGCATTCCTGACCTTCGTCGATCCGAAGGCGCAGGGCGGGAAGGGCACCAAGGGCAAGTCGGGCAAGGGGTCCGATCCTGTCTTCTCGGCCGGCGATCCAGGAGATTGGGTATAG
- a CDS encoding helix-turn-helix domain-containing protein — MLTPAQIRAARAMLDITQAELAAASGISKTGINNIERGAADPKASTLASIQAALEKSGIEFLDGDAPGVRHRPST; from the coding sequence ATGCTCACCCCCGCACAGATCCGCGCCGCCAGGGCCATGCTGGACATCACGCAGGCGGAGCTTGCCGCTGCGTCGGGGATCTCAAAGACGGGCATCAACAACATTGAGCGCGGCGCGGCCGACCCGAAGGCGTCGACGCTCGCGTCTATTCAGGCGGCACTGGAGAAATCCGGCATCGAATTCCTCGACGGCGATGCTCCCGGTGTGAGGCATCGGCCCTCCACGTGA
- a CDS encoding helix-turn-helix transcriptional regulator, with protein MAHIADPLSCADPLLTEAQAAHLMALKQTTLQQWRIRGTGPAYIKLGSAVRYRSSTLQAWLNDRTVSTAKDLPERGREAATVAAGGGFTTAAEMREEDEREAALLARGGGFTTAAGYRASLPLAGSPAAALAMAADEGARA; from the coding sequence GTGGCACACATCGCCGACCCTCTGTCCTGCGCCGATCCCCTCCTGACCGAGGCGCAGGCCGCACACCTCATGGCACTGAAGCAGACGACCCTCCAGCAATGGCGCATCCGGGGCACCGGCCCGGCCTACATCAAGCTCGGCTCGGCGGTGCGCTACCGCAGCAGCACGCTCCAGGCGTGGCTCAACGACCGCACCGTGAGCACGGCCAAGGACCTCCCGGAGCGCGGTCGTGAAGCCGCCACCGTGGCCGCCGGCGGCGGCTTCACGACCGCCGCCGAGATGCGCGAGGAGGACGAGCGGGAGGCTGCCTTGCTGGCACGCGGCGGCGGCTTCACGACCGCGGCCGGCTACCGCGCGAGCCTCCCCCTGGCCGGCTCCCCTGCCGCCGCCCTGGCGATGGCCGCCGACGAGGGAGCCCGGGCGTGA
- a CDS encoding helix-turn-helix domain-containing protein, with protein sequence MMMEPGSMAVTAAQVRAARGLIAWSQTKLALAAGVGKSTVADFERGVREPIKNNLLAMERALEEAGVSFTNGDEPGVKLRKQP encoded by the coding sequence ATGATGATGGAACCGGGATCCATGGCAGTCACGGCGGCGCAGGTGCGCGCAGCGCGAGGCCTCATCGCTTGGTCGCAAACAAAACTCGCCCTAGCCGCGGGTGTCGGAAAGTCGACGGTTGCCGACTTCGAGCGAGGCGTCCGTGAGCCAATCAAGAACAATTTGCTTGCTATGGAACGTGCTCTTGAAGAAGCTGGCGTATCCTTCACAAATGGTGATGAGCCGGGCGTAAAGCTGCGCAAGCAGCCGTGA
- a CDS encoding ribbon-helix-helix domain-containing protein, with amino-acid sequence MAKTTSARPSLNERFAKKPTTLIPEADAAAPAPAAATAPAGGKGEERVQIIVRMTPAERKALRQIALDQDTTAQALAEEAIRDVLRRHGH; translated from the coding sequence ATGGCGAAGACGACATCGGCGCGCCCGAGCCTGAACGAGCGGTTCGCGAAGAAGCCCACGACTCTCATCCCGGAGGCGGACGCCGCTGCTCCTGCTCCGGCCGCAGCCACGGCGCCCGCCGGCGGCAAGGGCGAGGAGCGGGTCCAGATCATCGTCCGGATGACGCCGGCCGAGCGCAAGGCACTGCGCCAGATCGCGCTCGATCAGGACACGACCGCTCAGGCGCTTGCCGAGGAGGCGATCCGCGACGTGCTACGCCGGCACGGGCATTGA
- a CDS encoding ParA family protein, whose protein sequence is MHTITIAARKGGVGKTTLAAHLGVIAAGRALLFDTDPQRSLKWWWDAREGDTPALVECEARELAGLLPDARAEGMTYAIIDTPPHAETAIAEAMRAADLVLVPTRPGPFDLAAVATTLDLARRIGKTPLAVLNHCPPRTGASEPAIVVEAREALTGMGATVARSVISQRVALSHAVIGGQAVTEFEPEGRAAAEMLALWAEIRQHLEG, encoded by the coding sequence ATGCACACCATCACGATCGCAGCGCGCAAGGGCGGGGTCGGCAAGACCACACTGGCGGCGCATCTCGGCGTGATCGCCGCCGGGCGCGCGCTCCTGTTCGACACCGACCCGCAGCGCTCGCTCAAGTGGTGGTGGGACGCCCGCGAGGGCGATACGCCCGCCCTCGTCGAGTGCGAGGCGCGCGAGCTCGCAGGTCTACTGCCGGACGCGCGGGCCGAGGGCATGACCTACGCCATCATCGACACGCCGCCGCACGCCGAGACCGCGATCGCCGAGGCGATGCGCGCGGCCGACCTCGTCCTCGTGCCAACCCGGCCGGGGCCGTTCGATCTCGCTGCGGTGGCAACGACGCTCGACCTGGCGCGCCGTATCGGCAAGACGCCGCTCGCCGTCCTGAACCACTGCCCACCGCGCACCGGCGCCTCCGAGCCCGCGATCGTCGTCGAGGCGCGCGAGGCCCTGACCGGCATGGGGGCGACCGTCGCCCGCTCGGTGATCTCGCAGCGGGTGGCGCTCTCGCACGCGGTCATCGGCGGCCAGGCGGTGACGGAATTCGAGCCGGAGGGCCGGGCGGCAGCCGAGATGCTGGCGCTGTGGGCCGAGATCCGGCAGCACCTGGAAGGGTAG
- a CDS encoding type II toxin-antitoxin system PemK/MazF family toxin, whose product MAIAFVPRRGLILLCHFDMARIPPEMRKTRRVVVVSPRSHNRRHGQGPGRCVVVPFSASTPPAPTPADVSFAAGVYASLTVPTWAICAAVMSVSHDRLNRVVAGGQGLDEVLSADDMERIEAGLVYALGMAAPRR is encoded by the coding sequence ATGGCCATCGCGTTCGTCCCCCGCCGGGGACTGATCCTCCTCTGCCACTTCGACATGGCGCGCATCCCGCCGGAGATGCGCAAGACCCGCCGCGTCGTGGTGGTCTCTCCCCGATCGCACAACCGACGCCACGGCCAGGGCCCCGGCCGGTGCGTGGTCGTCCCCTTCTCGGCCTCCACGCCGCCGGCCCCGACCCCGGCCGACGTATCCTTCGCGGCTGGGGTCTACGCCAGCCTCACGGTGCCGACCTGGGCCATCTGCGCAGCGGTCATGTCGGTCTCGCACGACCGGCTCAACCGGGTAGTGGCCGGCGGGCAGGGTCTCGACGAGGTTCTGAGCGCAGACGACATGGAGCGGATCGAAGCCGGCTTGGTGTATGCCCTCGGAATGGCGGCGCCTCGGCGTTGA